The proteins below come from a single Balaenoptera ricei isolate mBalRic1 chromosome 17, mBalRic1.hap2, whole genome shotgun sequence genomic window:
- the CLXN gene encoding calaxin isoform X1 gives MNRKKLQKLTDSLTKNCKHFNKFEVKCLINLFYNLVGDVTERQGVVVGLDRNAFRNILHMTFGMTDDMIMDRVFRGFDKDNDGCITVSEWVYGLSVFLRGTLEEKMKYCFAVFDLNGDGFISKEEMFHMLKNSLLKQPSEEDPDEGIKDLVEITLRKMDHDHDGKLSFADYEQAVREETLLLEAFGPCLPDPKSQKEFEAQVFKDPNEFNEV, from the exons ttAATAAATTTGAAGTGAAATGCCTCATCAATCTTTTCTATAACTTGGTGGGTGATGTGACAGAGCGGCAGGGTGTGGTCGTCGGGCTGGATCGGAACGCCTTTCGGAACATCCTGCACATGACATTTGGGATGACGGACGACATGATCATGGACAGAG tattccgAGGGTTTGACAAAGACAATGATGGTTGCATAACTGTATCAGAGTGGGTTTATGGATTATCAGTATTTCTTCGAGGAACtctggaagaaaaaatgaaat ATTGCTTTGCCGTGTTTGACTTGAACGGCGATGGCTTCATCTCGAAGGAAGAGATGTTCCACATGCTGAAGAATAGCCTCCTGAAGCAGCCGTCCGAGGAGGACCCCGACGAAGGCATCAAAGACTTGGTGGAAATAACCCTGAGGAAAATG GACCACGACCACGACGGGAAGCTGTCCTTCGCAGACTATGAACAAGCTGTGAGGGAGGAGACTCTTCTGCTGGAAGCGTTTGGACCGTGTCTTCCTGACCCAAAG AGCCAGAAAGAATTTGAAGCCCAAGTATTCAAAGATCCAAATGAATTCAATGAGGTGTGA
- the CLXN gene encoding calaxin isoform X2: MILRRISRYPVNKFEVKCLINLFYNLVGDVTERQGVVVGLDRNAFRNILHMTFGMTDDMIMDRVFRGFDKDNDGCITVSEWVYGLSVFLRGTLEEKMKYCFAVFDLNGDGFISKEEMFHMLKNSLLKQPSEEDPDEGIKDLVEITLRKMDHDHDGKLSFADYEQAVREETLLLEAFGPCLPDPKSQKEFEAQVFKDPNEFNEV; this comes from the exons ttAATAAATTTGAAGTGAAATGCCTCATCAATCTTTTCTATAACTTGGTGGGTGATGTGACAGAGCGGCAGGGTGTGGTCGTCGGGCTGGATCGGAACGCCTTTCGGAACATCCTGCACATGACATTTGGGATGACGGACGACATGATCATGGACAGAG tattccgAGGGTTTGACAAAGACAATGATGGTTGCATAACTGTATCAGAGTGGGTTTATGGATTATCAGTATTTCTTCGAGGAACtctggaagaaaaaatgaaat ATTGCTTTGCCGTGTTTGACTTGAACGGCGATGGCTTCATCTCGAAGGAAGAGATGTTCCACATGCTGAAGAATAGCCTCCTGAAGCAGCCGTCCGAGGAGGACCCCGACGAAGGCATCAAAGACTTGGTGGAAATAACCCTGAGGAAAATG GACCACGACCACGACGGGAAGCTGTCCTTCGCAGACTATGAACAAGCTGTGAGGGAGGAGACTCTTCTGCTGGAAGCGTTTGGACCGTGTCTTCCTGACCCAAAG AGCCAGAAAGAATTTGAAGCCCAAGTATTCAAAGATCCAAATGAATTCAATGAGGTGTGA